The Euphorbia lathyris chromosome 3, ddEupLath1.1, whole genome shotgun sequence genome contains a region encoding:
- the LOC136222615 gene encoding uncharacterized protein translates to MFSKKHLSGSEKRKKRKRLDVLVESQQGAIDKFIVKKKDSNENHNEEGATNVDESTDNLVENDISDHNANDLSEVNEVSENPDIGKEQTIHHFNDIYDPRNWETLDNKERDILVEKGPIKEENLSFPLDKLSRHFSYTLYSRKLSNGEIHDRKWLVYSKHVDKVYCFCCKLFKFSTNKSLLANDGHNDWKHLVERLGQHENSIEHMTSMNTWNELRVRLDKSVTIDKNLQQEVMKEKEHWRQVLVRILSIVKCLAKHNMAFRSSNEKLYQDSNGNFLGLIEMIEEFDVVIQDHVRCIENHEIHYHYLGHKMQNELISLLAQNVRNFIIKIIKESKYFFIILDCTPDVSHQEQMTLVVRCVNMSEVLKGLDLSVDDVRGQGYDNGSNMKGKHQGVQTRVLEINPRALYMPCACHSLNLTLSDMTHSCVKAISFWGVIQRVYSLFAGSTKRWQVFLDNVPVLQITLPSDELMSTIEILEFVKAANCYPNVSIAYRILLTLPMTVASAERNFSKLKLIKTYLRSSMSQERLSGLVILSIEKEILETMDADIIINDFASRNARRSKLF, encoded by the exons ATGTTTTCTAAAAAGCATTTGTCCGGaagtgaaaaaagaaaaaagagaaaacgaTTGGATGTTTTAGTAGAATCACAACAAGGAGCTATTGATAAATTTATAGTTAAGAAGAAAGATTCGAATGAGAATCATAATGAGGAAGGTGCAACTAATGTGGACGAGTCAACAGATAATTTGGTTGAAAATGATATTAGTGACCATAATGCTAATGATTTGAGTGAGGTAAATGAGGTGTCTGAAAATCCCGATATTGGTAAAGAACAAACAATCCAtcattttaatgatatttatgaTCCTAGAAATTGGGAAACTCTTGATAATAAGGAAAGGGACATTTTAGTTGAAAAGGGACCTATAAAGGAAGAGAATTTGAGTTTTCCTTTAGACAAGTTGTCTAGACATTTTTCATATACCTTATACTCTAGAAAACTAAGCAATGGTGAGATACATGATAGAAAGTGGTTGGTTTATTCTAAACATGTTGATAAAGTTTATTGTTTTTGTTGTAAATTGTTCAAATTTAGTACGAACAAATCTTTGTTAGCAAATGATGGACATAATGATTGGAAGCATCTTGTTGAGAGACTTGGGCAACATGAGAATAGTATTGAACATATGACTAGTATGAATACTTGGAATGAATTAAGAGTTCGATTGGATAAGAGCGTAACAATTGATAAAAACTTGCAACAAGAGGTTATGAAAGAGAAAGAACATTGGAGACAAGTTTTAGTTAGAATCCTTTCTATTGTGAAATGTCTTGCTAAACATAATATGGCATTTAGAAGCTCTAATGAAAAGTTATATCAAGATAGCAATGGTAATTTTTTAGGATTGATTGAAATGATTGAGGAATTTGATGTTGTAATTCAAGATCATGTACGATGTATTGAAAATCATGAAATTCACTATCATTATCTTGGACATAAAATGCAAAATGAGTTAATCTCTCTTTTGGCACAAAATGTTAGAAATTTTATAATCAAGATAATCAAAGAAAGCAAATACTTTTTCATTATTCTTGATTGTACTCCTGATGTGAGTCATCAAGAACAAATGACTTTAGTAGTACGATGTGTTAATATGTCCg AAGTGTTGAAAGGTCTTGATCTTAGTGTTGATGATGTGAGGGGTCAAGGTTATGACAATGGTTCAAATATGAAAGGAAAACACCAAGGAGTCCAAACTAGGGTACTTGAAATTAATCCTAGAGCTTTATATATGCCTTGTGCTTGCCATAGTCTTAATCTTACTCTTAGTGATATGACTCATTCTTGTGTTAAAGCTATTTCTTTTTGGGGGGTTATTCAACGTGTATATTCATTATTTGCGGGCTCTACAAAAAGATGGCAAGTTTTTCTTGATAATGTTCCTG TATTGCAAATTACTTTGCCATCTGATGAATTAATGTCAACTATTGAAATTCTTGAGTTTGTTAAAGCTGCAAATTGTTATCCAAATGTTTCTATTGCTTATAGGATTTTATTAACTTTGCCTATGACTGTAGCATCAGCCGAACGAAACTTTTCAAaactaaagttaataaaaaCTTACTTGAGGTCATCAATGTCTCAAGAAAGGTTGAGTGGTTTAGTAATTTTGTCTattgagaaagaaattttggAAACTATGGATGCTGATATTATCATTAATGATTTTGCCTCTCGTAATGCTCGGAGAAGTAaacttttttaa